The proteins below are encoded in one region of Winogradskyella helgolandensis:
- a CDS encoding cupin domain-containing protein: protein MKIRCLLTVLMLTLLCYSCANKNDKNKTIDTVEVVEPTNKKELKFSNEQFYDAEGQFLEEKAKDALMEMLEYHNYPIFEGLREKIWLTDYNQGNYAELGLASVMFVNNEEDQYMLMDIFLLPGQMLGEHMHFAAEGNPVKMEGWLVRHGKSYIVGVGENNRDQFPQVVVPQNHWDGKVSTNHIIEANEGDFASLAEAESPHWQMAGPEGVVITEVGNVHTNAGVLRSDPKMN, encoded by the coding sequence ATGAAAATACGATGTCTATTAACCGTTTTAATGCTTACTCTATTATGCTATAGCTGTGCTAATAAGAACGACAAAAACAAAACGATAGATACTGTAGAAGTTGTTGAACCTACCAATAAAAAAGAATTAAAATTCTCTAATGAGCAATTTTATGATGCTGAAGGCCAATTCTTAGAAGAAAAGGCAAAAGATGCTTTAATGGAAATGCTAGAATATCATAATTATCCCATTTTTGAAGGTCTACGCGAAAAAATATGGCTGACCGATTATAATCAAGGCAACTATGCAGAATTAGGATTAGCCTCAGTTATGTTTGTAAATAACGAGGAAGACCAATATATGCTCATGGACATCTTTCTATTACCAGGCCAAATGTTAGGCGAGCATATGCATTTTGCCGCAGAAGGTAATCCTGTAAAAATGGAAGGTTGGCTCGTACGACATGGAAAAAGCTACATCGTTGGTGTAGGCGAAAACAATCGTGATCAGTTTCCACAAGTGGTAGTTCCACAAAACCACTGGGATGGAAAAGTAAGCACCAATCATATTATTGAAGCCAATGAAGGAGATTTTGCTTCGTTAGCTGAGGCTGAATCACCACATTGGCAAATGGCAGGACCAGAAGGTGTCGTTATTACTGAAGTAGGAAACGTACACACCAATGCTGGCGTTCTCAGGTCAGATCCCAAAATGAATTAA
- a CDS encoding ferritin: MLSKSIEAALNQQIRIEAESSQAYLAMAIWAEVKGLEGISNFMYSQSDEEREHMLKLVKFINERGGHAHVSELKAPSVTFSSYKAMFEKLLEHEIFVSESINELVHISLQEKDYATHNFLQWYVSEQIEEEAMARTILDKVKMIGDDKGGLYLFDRDIQQLTVSSAADTPSA, encoded by the coding sequence ATGTTATCAAAGTCTATAGAAGCCGCATTAAACCAACAAATAAGAATCGAAGCAGAATCATCACAAGCCTATTTAGCTATGGCCATTTGGGCCGAAGTAAAAGGACTTGAAGGCATTTCTAATTTTATGTACAGTCAATCAGATGAAGAGCGTGAACACATGCTAAAACTCGTAAAGTTTATTAATGAACGTGGAGGACATGCACATGTCTCTGAACTTAAAGCGCCAAGTGTAACCTTTTCTTCGTATAAAGCTATGTTCGAAAAACTTTTAGAACATGAAATTTTCGTATCAGAAAGCATCAACGAATTAGTACACATTTCTTTACAAGAAAAAGACTATGCGACCCATAACTTTTTACAATGGTACGTATCAGAGCAAATTGAAGAAGAAGCTATGGCAAGAACTATCTTAGATAAAGTGAAGATGATTGGAGATGATAAAGGCGGATTGTATTTGTTTGATAGAGACATACAACAACTAACCGTAAGCTCAGCAGCTGATACACCTAGTGCATAA
- a CDS encoding histone deacetylase family protein, with protein MLKIAYHPIYKHSLPAGHRFPMEKYELLPQQLLYEGTCKDINFFEPEQPNDKYIVAIHDPEYYYDLINITLNQRAARKIGFPLSRALVQREIHIADGTIKASEFALQHGIAMNIAGGTHHAFTNRGEAFCMLNDQAIAARYLQNKGLVKKILIVDLDVHQGNGTAEIFQNDDSVFTFSMHGKSNYPFKKEVSDLDIALENDTDDSAYLKLLKNTLPKLIAQQQPDFIYYLCGVDVIKTDKLGKLGLTIEGCKARDRFVLEQCKLNQIPIMCSMGGGYSPDIKTIVNAHANTFRLAQDFYF; from the coding sequence ATGTTAAAAATAGCGTATCACCCAATCTATAAACATTCTTTACCTGCAGGCCATCGTTTTCCTATGGAAAAATATGAATTGTTACCACAACAATTACTGTATGAAGGTACCTGTAAAGACATTAATTTTTTTGAACCAGAACAACCTAATGATAAATATATTGTTGCTATTCATGATCCTGAATATTATTATGATTTAATAAATATCACTCTAAACCAACGTGCGGCTCGTAAAATAGGATTTCCCCTAAGCAGAGCTTTGGTACAGCGTGAAATACACATTGCCGATGGCACCATAAAAGCGAGTGAATTTGCTTTACAACATGGCATTGCCATGAATATTGCAGGTGGCACACATCATGCCTTTACAAATCGTGGAGAAGCATTTTGTATGCTGAATGACCAAGCTATTGCTGCGCGTTATCTTCAAAATAAAGGTCTCGTTAAAAAGATTTTAATCGTAGATTTAGACGTGCATCAAGGTAATGGCACAGCAGAAATTTTTCAGAATGACGATTCCGTTTTCACCTTTTCAATGCATGGTAAAAGCAATTATCCTTTTAAAAAGGAAGTTAGTGATTTAGATATCGCTTTAGAAAATGATACTGACGACTCTGCCTATTTAAAACTTTTAAAAAACACATTACCAAAACTCATTGCGCAACAACAACCAGACTTCATTTACTATTTATGCGGTGTTGACGTGATTAAAACCGACAAATTAGGCAAACTAGGCCTAACCATTGAAGGCTGTAAAGCCAGAGATCGTTTTGTTTTAGAGCAATGTAAATTAAATCAAATCCCAATAATGTGTAGCATGGGAGGAGGTTATTCACCAGACATAAAAACCATTGTAAATGCCCATGCCAATACGTTTCGCCTAGCACAAGACTTTTATTTTTAG
- a CDS encoding Tex family protein, which translates to MIDYIVQLTQLPKSSIKSTVQLLNEDCTIPFISRYRKEATGNLDEVQIGDIVKYKELFEALEKRKIAILKALEEQDVLTDDLKLKIEQAQDATTLEDLYLPFKKKRKTKAETARKNGLEPLAKIIMSQKANDIESIAFKYVKGDVTSVEDALEGARHIIAEWINERTDIRNTLRNELERHAQITTKVIKSKSTDEKAQKFRDYFDWSESLSRIPSHRLLAILRAESEGFIRVKIEVDAVRVLERIDHRIIKSQNACADQIELAISDAYKRLLFPSLSNEALQKAKEKADESAITVFAKNLKQLLLGSPIGEKRVLAIDPGFRSGCKIVCLDAQGALKHNENIYPHAPKNDSIGAIKKISSLVEAYKIEAIAIGNGTASRETEALIRKIQFKNDIQVFVVSEAGASIYSASTIAREEFPNYDVTVRGSVSIGRRLQDPLAELVKIDAKSIGVGQYQHDVDQTKLQKQLDVVVENCVNAVGVNINTASTPLLSSVSGIGPKLAENIFNYRNENGAFTSRNDIKKVPRLGGKAYEQAAGFLRIRDAKNPLDNSSVHPETYKIVEKMAKDEGVSLQDLIGNKMILQKIDLKKYYTETVGLPTLQDIITELEKPGLDIRETAKVFTFNQNIKTITDLHEGQLLPGIVNNITNFGCFVDVGIKESGLIHVSNLSDSFVKDVNEHVHLHQQIIVKVLEVDVARKRIQLKLHK; encoded by the coding sequence ATGATAGATTACATAGTTCAACTCACCCAATTACCTAAAAGCAGTATAAAAAGTACCGTTCAATTATTGAATGAAGACTGCACCATTCCCTTTATTTCGCGCTACAGGAAAGAGGCCACAGGAAATTTAGACGAAGTGCAAATTGGAGATATCGTTAAATACAAAGAGCTGTTTGAAGCTTTAGAAAAACGAAAAATCGCCATTTTAAAAGCTCTGGAAGAACAAGACGTTTTAACTGACGACTTAAAACTGAAGATTGAACAAGCACAAGACGCAACAACGCTTGAAGATTTGTATTTACCCTTCAAGAAAAAACGAAAAACAAAAGCCGAAACAGCTCGTAAAAATGGCTTAGAACCTTTGGCTAAAATCATAATGAGCCAAAAGGCAAATGACATCGAATCTATCGCGTTTAAATATGTTAAAGGAGATGTTACATCTGTGGAAGACGCTTTAGAAGGAGCTAGACATATTATTGCTGAATGGATTAATGAACGTACGGATATTCGGAATACGCTCAGAAATGAATTAGAGCGTCATGCTCAAATTACGACCAAAGTAATTAAGTCTAAATCTACAGACGAAAAAGCCCAAAAATTCCGAGACTACTTCGATTGGTCTGAATCTCTATCACGAATTCCTTCACATAGGTTATTAGCCATTTTAAGAGCAGAAAGCGAAGGCTTTATCCGTGTGAAAATTGAAGTTGATGCCGTTAGAGTTTTAGAACGTATTGATCATAGAATCATAAAAAGCCAAAATGCTTGCGCAGACCAAATAGAACTAGCGATTTCAGACGCTTATAAACGTTTATTGTTTCCGTCATTAAGTAATGAAGCACTTCAAAAGGCAAAGGAAAAAGCCGATGAATCTGCGATTACTGTTTTTGCTAAAAATTTAAAGCAATTATTATTAGGCTCACCTATTGGCGAAAAACGCGTTTTAGCCATCGATCCTGGTTTTAGAAGTGGTTGTAAAATCGTGTGTTTAGATGCTCAAGGTGCTTTAAAACACAATGAAAACATCTATCCACATGCCCCAAAAAATGATAGTATTGGAGCTATAAAAAAGATTTCTTCTTTAGTCGAAGCTTATAAAATTGAAGCGATTGCGATTGGAAACGGAACAGCATCACGAGAAACCGAAGCTTTAATTCGAAAAATTCAATTTAAAAACGATATCCAAGTGTTTGTCGTTAGTGAAGCTGGCGCGAGTATTTATTCGGCTTCAACAATTGCACGTGAAGAATTCCCCAATTACGATGTAACGGTTAGAGGGTCGGTTTCTATTGGAAGACGTTTGCAAGATCCCTTAGCTGAGTTGGTAAAAATTGACGCTAAGTCTATTGGAGTTGGGCAATACCAGCATGATGTGGATCAAACAAAGCTTCAAAAACAACTCGATGTTGTCGTTGAGAATTGTGTGAATGCCGTTGGTGTTAACATTAACACTGCCAGTACACCGCTACTCAGTTCGGTTTCTGGAATTGGACCAAAATTAGCAGAAAATATTTTTAATTACAGAAACGAAAACGGAGCCTTTACATCGAGAAACGATATTAAAAAAGTGCCACGTTTAGGTGGAAAAGCATACGAACAAGCTGCTGGCTTCTTAAGAATTCGCGATGCCAAAAATCCATTGGACAATTCTTCTGTGCATCCTGAAACCTATAAAATCGTCGAGAAAATGGCTAAAGACGAAGGGGTTTCGCTTCAAGACTTGATTGGAAACAAAATGATTCTTCAAAAAATAGATCTAAAAAAATATTACACAGAAACAGTTGGTTTGCCTACGCTTCAAGACATCATTACTGAGCTTGAAAAACCAGGTTTAGACATCAGAGAAACAGCAAAAGTATTCACTTTCAACCAAAATATAAAAACCATTACTGATTTACACGAAGGACAATTATTACCAGGAATCGTTAATAACATCACCAATTTTGGGTGTTTTGTAGATGTTGGGATTAAAGAAAGTGGACTGATTCATGTTTCAAATTTATCGGATAGCTTTGTTAAAGACGTTAATGAACATGTGCATTTGCACCAACAAATTATTGTAAAAGTTCTAGAAGTCGATGTCGCTCGGAAACGCATACAGCTTAAATTGCATAAGTAA
- a CDS encoding OmpA family protein, with translation MKLFNYKTNLAIALSLLLVLMTSCKAVDNANNKQKGGVIGAAGGALLGAIIGNNVGNGNNSELGAVIGGVVGGGAGVLIGNKMDKQAQEIENEIPGATVERVDDGIVLTFDEQSGVYFDTEKYNINAKSQESLNKLAAVFLEYPDTNILVVGHTDSSGNDAYNMTLSKNRAEAVTNYLTGKGLSSGRFTTHWFGEEQPMYDNTTAEGRSKNRRVNIAIVPNEDMINDAKQEAGSNE, from the coding sequence ATGAAACTATTCAATTATAAAACAAATTTAGCCATAGCCTTATCATTACTTTTAGTTTTGATGACAAGCTGTAAGGCTGTAGATAATGCCAATAACAAACAAAAAGGCGGAGTTATTGGTGCTGCAGGTGGCGCTCTTTTAGGTGCCATCATTGGAAATAACGTTGGAAACGGAAACAATAGCGAATTAGGAGCTGTAATTGGTGGCGTTGTTGGCGGAGGCGCTGGAGTCCTTATTGGAAATAAAATGGATAAGCAAGCGCAGGAAATTGAAAATGAAATACCTGGAGCCACCGTAGAACGTGTTGATGATGGTATCGTACTGACCTTTGATGAGCAAAGTGGTGTTTATTTTGATACTGAAAAGTATAATATTAATGCCAAGTCTCAGGAATCATTAAATAAACTAGCTGCCGTATTTTTAGAATATCCAGATACTAATATTTTAGTTGTTGGGCATACAGATAGTTCAGGTAATGATGCTTACAATATGACGTTATCTAAAAACAGAGCAGAAGCTGTAACCAATTACCTAACCGGAAAAGGTTTAAGTAGTGGTCGGTTTACAACACACTGGTTTGGTGAAGAACAACCGATGTACGATAATACAACAGCAGAAGGACGTTCTAAAAATAGACGTGTTAATATTGCCATTGTTCCTAATGAAGACATGATTAATGATGCCAAACAAGAGGCAGGTTCTAATGAATAA
- a CDS encoding lipocalin family protein, producing the protein MKNIVLVLITFCFLACGSSKTVRQSKKTIKGDWTLTSIKTSAIGDLKITLLNDAEKACFENSTWQFIPNNNTGNYTLSGLTCEADQRYFAFTIDEVNEDTGLYNFLLKPTNEKGKSETNAGFRLELTSLSETVMQWQQIVTLDGKPITINMNFSKI; encoded by the coding sequence ATGAAAAATATAGTACTAGTACTTATTACCTTTTGCTTTTTAGCTTGTGGTTCTTCTAAAACAGTTCGTCAATCCAAAAAAACGATTAAAGGAGATTGGACATTAACGTCCATAAAAACTTCAGCCATTGGAGATTTAAAAATCACACTACTTAACGATGCAGAAAAAGCCTGTTTTGAAAATAGCACTTGGCAATTTATACCGAATAACAATACAGGAAACTATACCCTTTCAGGATTAACTTGTGAGGCAGATCAACGCTACTTCGCATTCACAATAGATGAAGTTAACGAAGATACAGGTTTGTATAATTTCCTATTAAAACCTACCAATGAAAAAGGTAAATCTGAAACTAACGCAGGGTTCAGACTAGAACTCACATCACTTTCTGAAACCGTTATGCAGTGGCAACAAATTGTGACTTTAGATGGAAAGCCCATCACTATTAACATGAACTTTTCAAAAATTTAA
- the metG gene encoding methionine--tRNA ligase, whose amino-acid sequence MLTFVASKKMKIMSKRYTITAALPYTNGPIHIGHLAGVYVPADIYSRYLRLTGNDVAFICGSDEHGVPITIKAKKEGVTPQDIVDKYHAIIKQSFLDFGISFNNYSRTTAQIHHDTAQEFFKTLYDKNEFVEEVTEQLYDAEANQFLADRFVTGTCPKCGNEEAYGDQCESCGSSLNATDLINPKSAITGNVPTLKETKHWFLPLNKHEAFLREWILKGHKKDWKPNVYGQVKSWIDDGLRPRAVTRDLDWGIPVPVEGGEGKVLYVWFDAPIGYISSTKEWAAREGKNWEDYWKDEDTKLVHFIGKDNIVFHCIIFPSMLKAEGSYILPENVPANEFLNLEGQKLSTSKNWAVWLPDYLIDFPNQQDVLRYALTANAPETKDNDFTWKDFQARNNNELVAIFGNFINRVAVLTNKYYNGSVPTPSEYLAIDEETLAAVKAYPAVISSSIERYRFREASQELMNLARLGNKYLADEEPWKTIKTDEARTKTVMFVALQIASALAVLSEPFLPFTSTKLKGILNYNDASWEDVSTKDILLPAEHKLQEGKADLLFSQIEDAEIDKQLEKLIASKKANEAANKVAEPQKEEITFEDFTKLDLRVGTILEAEKMPKTKKLLILKVDTGIDTRTIVSGIAESFKPEDVIGKRVTVLVNLAPRKLRGVESEGMILMTEDESGNLVFVNPDIDGVNNGLQIS is encoded by the coding sequence ATGCTTACTTTTGTAGCTTCAAAAAAAATGAAAATCATGTCTAAAAGATATACCATAACAGCAGCATTACCATATACAAACGGCCCAATTCATATTGGACATTTAGCTGGTGTTTATGTGCCTGCAGATATTTATTCTAGATACCTAAGATTAACCGGAAATGATGTTGCCTTTATTTGCGGAAGCGATGAGCATGGTGTGCCCATTACTATTAAAGCCAAAAAAGAAGGAGTCACTCCACAAGATATTGTAGATAAATACCATGCTATTATCAAGCAATCGTTTCTAGATTTTGGTATTTCATTTAATAACTACTCACGTACAACAGCTCAAATTCATCATGATACGGCTCAAGAGTTTTTCAAAACCCTTTATGACAAAAACGAATTTGTAGAAGAGGTTACTGAACAATTATACGATGCTGAAGCGAATCAGTTTTTAGCAGACCGTTTTGTAACAGGAACGTGTCCAAAATGCGGCAATGAAGAAGCTTATGGTGATCAATGTGAAAGTTGTGGATCCAGTTTAAATGCGACAGATTTAATAAATCCTAAATCGGCAATAACTGGTAATGTACCAACTTTGAAAGAAACCAAACACTGGTTTTTACCTTTAAATAAACACGAAGCATTCTTACGTGAGTGGATTTTAAAAGGTCATAAAAAAGACTGGAAACCTAATGTTTACGGCCAAGTTAAATCTTGGATTGATGATGGACTAAGACCAAGAGCGGTAACTAGAGATTTAGATTGGGGAATTCCGGTACCTGTTGAAGGTGGCGAAGGTAAAGTCCTCTACGTTTGGTTCGATGCTCCTATTGGTTACATCTCTTCTACCAAAGAATGGGCAGCTCGCGAAGGTAAAAACTGGGAAGATTATTGGAAAGATGAAGACACTAAATTGGTGCATTTTATAGGAAAAGATAATATTGTATTTCACTGTATTATATTTCCATCCATGTTAAAAGCAGAAGGCTCTTATATTTTACCAGAAAACGTGCCTGCTAATGAATTTTTAAATTTAGAAGGTCAGAAATTATCGACCTCAAAAAACTGGGCGGTTTGGTTACCCGATTATTTAATTGATTTCCCTAATCAGCAAGATGTATTACGCTATGCTTTAACAGCGAATGCACCAGAGACTAAGGATAACGATTTTACTTGGAAAGATTTTCAAGCTAGAAACAACAATGAATTGGTGGCTATCTTCGGTAACTTTATCAATCGTGTAGCCGTCTTAACCAACAAATACTACAATGGTAGTGTTCCTACACCTAGCGAATATTTGGCTATTGATGAAGAAACATTAGCAGCTGTAAAAGCCTATCCGGCAGTAATTTCGAGTTCTATTGAGCGTTACCGTTTTAGGGAAGCGAGCCAGGAATTGATGAACTTAGCACGATTGGGTAACAAGTACCTTGCAGACGAAGAACCATGGAAAACAATAAAAACTGATGAAGCACGTACCAAAACAGTAATGTTTGTAGCTTTACAAATTGCGTCGGCATTAGCAGTTTTATCGGAACCATTTTTGCCTTTTACTTCAACAAAATTGAAAGGTATTTTAAATTATAATGATGCTTCTTGGGAAGATGTTTCAACAAAAGATATTCTACTTCCGGCAGAACATAAACTACAAGAAGGAAAAGCTGATTTACTATTTTCTCAAATTGAAGATGCTGAAATTGATAAGCAACTTGAAAAATTAATTGCGAGTAAAAAAGCTAACGAAGCGGCCAATAAAGTAGCTGAACCGCAAAAAGAAGAAATCACTTTTGAAGATTTTACCAAACTAGATTTACGTGTAGGAACCATTCTCGAAGCAGAAAAAATGCCAAAAACTAAAAAGCTACTCATCTTAAAAGTAGACACAGGTATTGACACAAGAACGATTGTCTCTGGTATCGCTGAAAGTTTTAAACCAGAAGACGTTATTGGAAAACGTGTTACGGTTTTAGTCAATTTAGCACCAAGAAAATTAAGGGGTGTTGAAAGTGAAGGAATGATATTAATGACTGAGGATGAAAGCGGTAATTTGGTGTTTGTTAATCCTGATATCGACGGAGTTAATAACGGACTGCAGATTAGTTAA
- a CDS encoding S66 peptidase family protein, with translation MILKKYVSYLILLFIMVVNTDVNAQLETNKSLEMTSKLIQPPYLKAGDTVAIVAPSGILKSREGEVQQAVALLKRWGLHAVVGKHVFSKSNHFAGTDAERCEDLQNAMDDPTISAIWCARGGYGTVRILDKLDYTEFKKHPKWVVGYSDITALHNQVHNEGFQSLHAIMCVSLTKDLNDIKESVETFKSAIFGNPENYTLKGSNYNRVGETSGELVGGNLTMLHTMLGSKESLDTSGKILFIEEIGEYKYHIDRMLQSLKRAGYFENLNGLVVGDMSKMRKNTTLWGTSVEQLILDALEDYDFPITFNMPAGHEKDNRALVLGRKVELTVAKEQSTLKFSE, from the coding sequence ATGATTTTGAAAAAGTACGTTTCATACCTTATTTTACTTTTTATTATGGTTGTGAATACCGATGTTAATGCACAATTAGAAACTAATAAATCTTTAGAGATGACTTCAAAATTAATTCAGCCACCCTATTTAAAAGCAGGAGATACTGTGGCAATTGTCGCTCCATCTGGGATTTTAAAAAGTCGTGAAGGCGAAGTGCAACAAGCTGTTGCACTTTTAAAAAGATGGGGGCTGCATGCTGTTGTAGGGAAACATGTGTTTAGTAAATCTAATCATTTTGCAGGTACAGATGCAGAGCGTTGTGAAGACTTGCAAAATGCGATGGACGATCCTACAATTAGTGCGATTTGGTGTGCAAGAGGGGGTTACGGAACGGTTCGGATTTTAGATAAATTAGATTACACTGAATTTAAGAAACATCCAAAATGGGTTGTTGGTTATAGTGATATCACAGCTTTACATAATCAAGTGCATAATGAAGGGTTTCAGTCCTTACACGCTATAATGTGTGTGAGTTTAACCAAAGATTTGAATGATATAAAGGAATCCGTTGAAACGTTTAAATCGGCTATTTTCGGAAATCCTGAAAACTATACTTTAAAAGGCTCAAACTACAATAGAGTCGGAGAAACTTCAGGTGAATTAGTTGGAGGAAATTTAACAATGCTACATACCATGTTAGGATCTAAAGAAAGTCTTGATACCTCTGGAAAAATTCTTTTTATTGAAGAAATTGGAGAATACAAATATCATATAGATCGTATGCTGCAGAGTCTGAAACGTGCTGGTTATTTTGAAAATTTAAATGGCCTTGTTGTTGGTGATATGTCTAAAATGCGAAAAAACACCACACTTTGGGGAACTTCTGTTGAGCAATTGATTCTTGATGCATTAGAAGATTACGATTTCCCGATTACATTTAATATGCCTGCAGGTCATGAAAAAGACAACAGAGCTTTGGTTTTAGGAAGAAAAGTTGAATTAACGGTTGCAAAAGAGCAATCAACATTAAAATTTTCAGAATAA
- a CDS encoding YraN family protein, which translates to MAQHNELGKLGEQLATELLIKKGYEIIVRNYVFQKAEIDIIAKHNNSMICVEVKTRNSDFFGDPQEFVTPSKIKLLVKAMDAFIIENDIDLETRFDIIAVLKNKTTEELTHYENAFYHF; encoded by the coding sequence ATGGCCCAACACAATGAACTTGGTAAATTAGGAGAGCAACTCGCAACCGAATTGCTTATAAAAAAAGGCTATGAAATCATTGTTCGTAATTATGTGTTTCAAAAAGCTGAAATAGATATTATAGCCAAACACAATAATTCAATGATCTGTGTTGAGGTCAAAACTCGTAATTCTGATTTTTTTGGTGATCCTCAAGAGTTTGTTACGCCAAGTAAAATTAAGTTGTTGGTTAAAGCTATGGATGCTTTTATCATTGAAAATGATATTGATTTAGAAACCCGATTTGATATTATTGCTGTTTTAAAAAATAAAACAACAGAGGAACTTACCCATTATGAGAATGCTTTTTATCATTTTTAA
- the nadD gene encoding nicotinate (nicotinamide) nucleotide adenylyltransferase, which produces MKVGLYFGTFNPIHVGHLTIANHLAEHSDLDQIWFVVTPLSPFKKKSSLLDNYQRLELVHLATKDYDKLRPSDIEFGLKQPNYTIDTLTYLFEKYPKNDFSLIMGEDNLKSFHKWKNYELILENHNIYVYPRISKGKIDTQFNDHSKIIKIDAPIMELSSTFIRNEIKEGKNVRPMLPEHVWQFIDEMNFYR; this is translated from the coding sequence ATGAAAGTAGGTTTATATTTTGGGACGTTTAATCCCATTCACGTTGGTCATTTAACGATTGCTAATCACTTAGCTGAACATAGCGATTTAGATCAAATTTGGTTTGTAGTGACGCCCTTAAGTCCTTTTAAAAAGAAGAGCAGTTTATTAGATAATTACCAACGTTTAGAACTGGTTCATTTAGCTACAAAAGATTACGATAAACTAAGGCCAAGCGATATAGAATTTGGATTAAAACAACCCAATTACACCATTGATACGCTCACCTATCTTTTTGAAAAATATCCTAAAAATGATTTTTCATTGATTATGGGAGAAGACAATTTAAAAAGCTTTCATAAGTGGAAAAACTATGAACTCATTCTAGAAAATCATAATATTTACGTCTATCCTAGAATCTCAAAAGGAAAAATTGACACGCAATTTAATGATCATTCTAAAATTATAAAAATTGATGCTCCAATTATGGAGCTCTCATCTACGTTTATTAGAAATGAAATTAAAGAAGGTAAAAATGTACGTCCGATGTTGCCAGAACATGTGTGGCAATTTATTGATGAGATGAATTTTTATAGGTAA
- the gmk gene encoding guanylate kinase: MSEIKNEVQGKLIVFSAPSGSGKTTIVRHLLKQQELNLEFSISATSREKRGNEVNGRDYYYLSLKEFKNRIKNDEFLEWEEVYRDNFYGTLKTEIERIWAKGKHVIFDIDVSGGLRIKRKFPEQTIAIFVKPPDLNELVRRLKERGEESPEKISMRVAKAPAELATAPLFDEIVVNSNLDEALENAYKLVSDFIKK; this comes from the coding sequence TTGTCAGAAATTAAAAACGAAGTCCAAGGCAAACTTATAGTATTTTCAGCACCTTCTGGTTCTGGAAAAACAACCATAGTTCGCCATTTATTAAAGCAGCAAGAACTCAATTTAGAATTTTCAATTTCGGCGACATCACGTGAAAAACGTGGTAATGAGGTTAATGGAAGAGATTACTATTACCTATCGCTTAAGGAATTTAAAAACCGCATTAAAAACGATGAGTTTCTAGAATGGGAAGAGGTCTATAGAGATAATTTTTATGGGACGTTAAAAACCGAAATTGAACGTATTTGGGCAAAAGGTAAACATGTTATTTTTGATATAGATGTTTCTGGAGGTCTACGAATAAAACGAAAATTTCCTGAGCAAACTATCGCCATTTTTGTAAAACCACCAGATTTAAATGAATTAGTGAGACGCCTAAAAGAGCGTGGAGAAGAAAGCCCTGAAAAAATAAGTATGCGTGTAGCAAAAGCACCTGCTGAACTCGCTACTGCTCCACTTTTTGATGAAATTGTAGTGAACTCCAATTTAGACGAGGCTTTAGAAAATGCCTATAAATTGGTGTCGGATTTTATTAAAAAATAG